A DNA window from Zingiber officinale cultivar Zhangliang chromosome 3A, Zo_v1.1, whole genome shotgun sequence contains the following coding sequences:
- the LOC122050614 gene encoding LOB domain-containing protein 18-like, with protein sequence MSSGSSISAGAGSGGGSGAGSGGGGAGGGGPCGACKFLQRKCVIGCIFAPYFDSEQGAAHFAAVHKVFGASNVSKLLLHIPAHKHLDAVVTICYEAQAHLRDPVYGCVAHIFALQQQIDTCREGGPRPSDLNTHLLSTSPPPLCFQ encoded by the exons ATGAGTAGTGGAAGCAGTATCAGCGCAGGAGCAGGATCAGGAGGAGGAAGCGGAGCTGGcagtggaggaggaggagcaggagGAGGAGGGCCTTGCGGGGCCTGCAAGTTTCTGCAGCGTAAGTGCGTGATAGGATGCATCTTCGCTCCCTATTTTGACTCGGAGCAGGGCGCGGCGCACTTCGCGGCGGTTCACAAGGTTTTCGGTGCCAGCAACGTCTCCAAGTTGCTTCTCCACATCCCCGCTCACAAGCATCTTGACGCCGTCGTCACCATCTGCTACGAGGCACAGGCTCACCTCCGTGATCCCGTTTACGGCTGCGTCGCTCACATCTTCGCCCTCCAACAACAG ATCGACACATGTCGTGAAGGCGGACCACGTCCCAGCGACCTGAACA